One Ahaetulla prasina isolate Xishuangbanna chromosome 1, ASM2864084v1, whole genome shotgun sequence DNA window includes the following coding sequences:
- the EIF2S1 gene encoding eukaryotic translation initiation factor 2 subunit 1 codes for MPGLSCRFYQHKFPEVEDVVMVNVRSIAEMGAYVSLLEYNNIEGMILLSELSRRRIRSINKLIRIGRNECVVVIRVDKEKGYIDLSKRRVSPEEAIKCEDKFTKSKTVYSILRHVAEVLEYTKDEQLESLFQRTAWVFDDKYRKPGYGAYDAFKLAVSDPTILDGLDLTEDEKRVLIDNINRRLTPQAVKIRADIEVACYGYEGIDAVKEALRAGLSCSTESMPIKINLIAPPRYVMTTTTLERTEGLSVLSQAMAVIKEKIEEKRGVFNVQMEPKVVTDTDETELARQLERLERENAEVDGDDDAEEMEAKTED; via the exons ATGCCTGGATTAAGCTGTAGATTTTACCAGCATAAATTTCCTGAAGTAGAAGATGTTGTCATGGTCAACGTCAGGTCCATCGCAGAAATGGGAGCCTATGTTAGTCTTTTGGAATACAACAACATTGAAGGCATGATCTTACTTAGTGAGCTGTCCAGGAGACGAATCCGTTCTATAAATAAACTAATCCGAATTGGCAGAAATGAATGTGTTGTTGTCATAAGAGTTGATAAGGAGAAAG GTTATATTGACCTGTCAAAAAGAAGAGTGTCTCCAGAAGAGGCAATTAAATGTGAAGACAAATTCACCAAATCAAAAACT GTTTACAGCATCCTTCGCCATGTTGCTGAGGTTTTAGAATACACaaaagatgaacagctggagagcTTGTTTCAGAGAACTGCTTGGGTATTTGATGACAAGTACAGAAAGCCTGGATATGGCGCATATGATGCCTTCAAACTTGCTGTCTC CGATCCCACAATCCTTGACGGGCTGGATTTGACGGAAGATGAAAAGCGTGTGCTAATTGACAATATCAATAGACGTTTGACACCACAGGCAGTCAAAATTCGAGCAG ATATTGAAGTGGCCTGTTATGGTTACGAAGGTATAGATGCTGTAAAAGAAGCTCTGCGAGCTGGCCTAAGCTGTTCTACAGAGAGTATGCCAATCAAA ATAAATCTTATAGCTCCTCCTCGATATGTGATGACCACAACAACACTTGAAAGGACtgaaggcctttctgtcctcAGCCAAGCCATGGCTGTCATTAAAGAaaaaattgaagagaagagaggtGTCTTTAATGTGCAAATGGAA CCCAAGGTGGTAACTGACACTGATGAGACTGAACTTGCAAGGCAGTTGGAAAGGTTGGAGCGTGAGAATGCTGAAGTGGATGGAGATGATGATGCTGAGGAGATGGAAGCAAAAACTGAAGATTAA